Part of the Lolium rigidum isolate FL_2022 chromosome 6, APGP_CSIRO_Lrig_0.1, whole genome shotgun sequence genome, catccttcagcagtttatgccaatgcgccgctttaccagacaacgacatagagaataatttcttcttcacttcatccatagagatacctgcacacttgaataacccacataattcatgcaaaaacaagaaatgatctccaggatgcacagcttccatccccttcatagcggttatccataacacgttcaataattttcataggtattttatatggaatactttcagtaggtgcatttaaaatatcacaagcatcattagagttatcgcatatgggagataaagtattatcgtagcaaattttctcccctaaagatgggaagctaaaaagataaaaaaactagcttccccaagcttagacttctccatagcattagcaagtaattgcattcatactaataacatcgctactagcatgcgaataaggttccattggttttttaatgttcgcaccaaacaattctaaatcaggaaaaagattaaaaagctcaccaaattttttgttgttttccattatgcctaactagtgaaaataaaaacaagaaacaaaaagatgcaattccaggatctaaaggaaatagcttcgagcactcacacaccggcaacagtgctaggaaatagcttagtagtcggaggatgtgaatagcttttaccttacctccccggcaacggcgccagaaaagtgcttgatgtctacgggagcttctattcttgtagacagtgttgggcctccaagagcagaggtttgtagaacagcagcaagtttcccttaagtggatcgcccaaggtttatcgatctcagggaggaagaggtcaaagatatccctctcaagcaaccctgcaaccacaaagcaagaagtctcttgtgtccccaacacacctaatacacttgtcgatgtataggtgcactagttcggcgaagagatagtgaaatacaagtagtatggatgtatatgagtggtaatagcaatctgaataaaatatggcagcgagtaaacatgcaaatgtaacaagtaaataaacggagattcgatgtttggaaacaaggcctagggatcatactttcactagtggacactctcaacattgatcgcataataaataactctttctcttatgtgctacatacactcttttgttggatgatgaacacattgcgtaggattacacgaaccctcaatgccggagttaacaagctccacaattcaatgttcatatttaaataaccttagagcataatagatcattgcaaaataaaccaagaactaacatagtgcacacactcgtccacattacactatgaaggaggaatagatcacatcaatactatcataatgataattaactccacaatctacaagagatcatgatcatagcctacgacaagaaccacacggtgcacacactagtcacctttacaccaagtaggaggaatagactactttaataacatcacatgagtagcacataaactagtagcgatacaaagctcatcatatggatctcaatcatgcaaagcaattcacgagatcattgtattggagtacagagagagattaaccacatagctactggtgagagccctcagccctgtgggtggattactccctcctcatcatggagacagcgatggcggggaagatggcggtggagacggcggtggagatgactccggggccatTCCCcgcccggcgggtgccggaacagagagttctgtcccccgaattggagtttcgcgatggcggcggcgcccctggagtctttctggagtttcgtcaagagtttcggtgtttttaggtcgaaagggattttataggcgaagaggcggcgcaggggggcacctgggggctccccaccacaggccggcgcgggcccaggccaggccgcgccgccctatggtgtggtggccctctggcccctctccgactcttcttcggtgttctggagccttccgggaaaaataggaggtttggtcttcgtttcgtcgaattccgagaatattgcccgaacagcctttctggaaccaaaaacagcagaaaacaggaactggcactgtggcatctcgtcaataggttagttccgaaaaacgcataaaaatgatataaagtgtgaacaaaacatgttggtattgtcataaaacaagcatggaacatcagaaattatagatacgttggagacgtatcattaagtAATAGTAACATTTATGGTTAAGTAACAGTGCCAATAATGAGCCCATCTTATCTCAATATATActccggtagacgaaaccctaattttGTTAactgcgcggtctacccctttaacCGGCGTCCAACATTGGTGCCCCAATAGAATTTTCTCTTTCATTGTGTTTTCTTAAGTCATAGGAACATATGGTACCAATAAATGATCCAATCTTAGCTCAATATTCCCTCTggcagacgaaaccctaatccggaacatgcggtatcgccgttacGGGAGCGAGGGGGTGCACCGGTTCGCGAACACGTGAATCCGAGAAAAAACATCAGATAAAATGATGCGTCCTAGACCCAAAAACATTTTTCCTGAAATTTCTGGAGCGAAGGAAAgctgacccctagttcaaatccgggcagtttccaacggattcggtGGGACGAAACCCTATGCCGCATGCATTCCCAGAATGCAAATGCGCgcgtatggcatgtgataggtggcgtTTAGGCGGTCTACTATCACTGCCCAAGGGTCTCACCAAAACCATAAACGCGCCCCTTGTAGGTGCTTTACAAAAAAAACCCGTCTCAaagaccccgaaaatggaaaacggGTTGCTCATGGGTCGAAATGGAAATCCACGCACATGCCCAGGATGGGCTCGTTccagcaaactatgccatgctacAGGGCATTTCCTGGGCTATTTGACATGCAAGCCATCGAACTCCACATGTGGTAGCTCTTtttgtgaagggttctccaaaatAACATCTGTAACCCAAATCCGATAACTGTTCTagctactaggacacataaaaggaCGCCATGCCACGCCACACATTTTTCTGACTTCGCCAAGATACTTAGTGgccgaaaccctaatccgggacATGTAGTATCGTCGTTAAGGGAGTGGGGGTGCaccagttgatacgtctcaaacgtatctataatttttgatgctacatgcttgttttacaccaatttctatatgttttgtttacacttcgtttcacttttatacattttctggaactaacgtattgacaagatgtcacagtgcgcttccctgttttctgttgttttccaTGTCAGAAAAGttatataggaaatattctcagaattggatgaGAAGGAGAACTCTTAGCAATGGACTATATATcaatgaaaaaaatagcgcgctatttcacgcTAATAGCGGTGCTATAGCGTATTTGCGAGTTGGACGCTACGCTATGCATTCTAGGCACGCTATGACGCTACACGCGCTAAAGACGCGCTATTTCACGCTATTTGGCGCTATTCGCTATTCCGCATAGCACGCTATTTTGCAGAGTAGTTTTTTAGGAGCTCATTCCATATTTTGACCCACTTGCGTATCCTAAATTCCTAATCTATGCAACCCTAAACTAAGAAACTCAGATCGCGCAGTCCCCAACTCCTTGTCACCTGCTCTGCCCGGCAGGCGACGATGTGACGGCGCAgctccgcccccttctcctctgtCAATCGGTGGTAAGCGGTCACGCCTAGCTTCACCTTTACGCCTTCACCCCGTGCCTCCTTTCCCCTCCTTCAATCCTTCTAGTTCGGGAGAATGTGAATATGAACTATGGTTTGTGATTTTGAGACTATGTCATATCAAGTTATGGACTATGTGAACTATCTCTGGTTGATGTTTGGCTGCAAAATATCATATCCGAGATTTTATAGCTGCAGAGTGCTAtatctattattatatatatgctgaaatcctgaattttcatatttttttgttaagcgctattttgaaaaatagcacgctattagcacgctatagcgtctaTAGCGTTTTTTTGAAGCCCACGCTATTtatgttagcgcgctatttttttcattgCTATATATACCCGAGCCAAATACCTAGATCATCCAATAGCCATGTTGATCATGAGTATAATACTCGACGGTGCTACGGTTTCTCTCTGCATGCACCTTGACTCTTCACATCACAAATCCATGCATGCACAATATGTTGCCGATGAAGAGAGTGCAACTTTGTATGCAGTAAGGTTGTGCTAACAAGTAGGCCCCATAGTTCTTTTGTTGAACTCATCTGATTGGTCATACCAAGTTGTGCACATTTCTgaacatgatctcttttgaaacTCACACATGTATTAGGCATTCAAGTAATTTCACATTTTTGGACACTAAATCTGTCCACACAACTTGACTTAAACAATTGAGCAACTGGGTATTCgtacatttttcttattttcggTTTTTGTATGTACAACGTGAGTTGCATTTTTACTATGAGTCTAGTTTCACGTACTGCAAAATGTGCAACTCTTGTCTTTTTTAAAATTATTATATAGGATATGGTTTTTGAAGTCAATGCTATGTCTGCTAGGAGCACTTTAATTTCCTAGTTCCTactcctccctccgttcctagaaggtgtatagtttttggcacggaaattaagaaataAGTGGAGGAAGAATTACATAAGGTTTTGACGGGATTGCCTCAGGACAGTTGACATGAGAAAATAGTAGGGTTTTGAAAAGATAATGAAACACAACCAAATCACTAAAAACATGTTAGTGTTACAATATTAAGTAAATACAAGAAAGATATTATTAACATAGTAATAATTACATATTGTTTAAATATAGGTCAAAATCTTTAAGGCGGACAGATCAAAAGACCAACATGATAAATCGATGAACTAATGATACTAGATATATAGCATTATAGCAATTTCAGAAGAGCACAACACATTGCagcaattttttttagaaaataggCTAAAAAGCCCATCTTTAAATTAAAAAGCCAGCACAGTTAAAAGATGAAAGTATATCCGCTTAGAAAGAGGAACAAATTGCAACAACAAATTACTAGCTGGATTTCGCTCAACCGAATATAAATTGTTCTCACGAGAGTTCATATAACTAAAATCGCCATCCACATCTCGGGCTTATTACAGAATATGCTGACTGATTAAAGGAAGAGATCACGAACTAATCGAAACCAACTAATTTTGAGCTAATGGCTGGCCGGTGCCGGAGATGGATGGACGGCTGCGTGGCTGGTCTAGCTGGGAGCGAAGAAGATCTCGGAGTCCAGCCTCTTGGAGCGGAACAACTTCTCCATCTCCGGCGTGGTGTTGAAGGCCgactccagcaccgccggcgatATCGCCTTCCACACGGACGTCTTCCCCGCCAAATGGCTAAAGATCGGGCTGCAAGATAGATTTCGTTCACACAACAAGATCATCAGTTAAGCAGATCGGTCTACAGTGCAAATTTGTAATTAAATTGATCAACAGTGTGTGAGAAAAAAAATGAGAAACGCACTTGGgggtggtgatgatggagaacCACTCCATGCCGGTGTCGTCAGCGATCTTGGAGACGACGAAGAACCTGGGCACGATGAAGAGGCAGCCGCCCTCGGCGCGGGTCTCGAGCACGCGGGTGCCGTCGATGCCGACCACCTGCACGCGGCCGCTGCCGCGCACGATGTAGGTGACCTGGTACGCGGAGTCGCAGGAGAAGCCCGGCGAGCACATGGAGTGGCCGTCGATCCTGACCAGGTCGGCGCCGAGCCCGACCTCCTTGACGAGCGGCAGGTTGGCGGTGTTGAGCACCACGACGCGGCCCCCGCCGGGGATGTCCACGTCCAGGGGCGCCTCGAAGCAGTTGAGCACCATCCCCTCGCGGTCCTCGGCGCGCGGCACCGGCATCTTGTGGCCGGCGGCGACCTTGACTATGCCGGAGCCAGGCTGCGTGGAGACGATCTTGGCGGCGGAGTCCTGGTCCAGGTCCCACGCGCGGGCGACGAACTCGGTGGAGAAGCCGGTGAAGATGCCGGTGGCGCCGGTGAGCTGGAAGTTGGTGAACTTGCCGGGAGTGTGGCCCTTGGAGGTGTCGCCGAGGAACAGCACCACGAGCTCCGTGCTGGAGTCCTGGGCGTTGAACCACCAGGTGACGGCACCGAAGGGGAGCGCGAGCGCGTCACCGGCCTTGACGGGGATGACCTTCTCCTTGGCGGCCTCCGGGAGGACGAGGCCGCAGGCGCCGGCGCCCTGCAGCACGTAGGCGACCTTGGCGGAGTCGGAGTAGCTGGGCAGGGAGAGGCCGCCGGCGGCCAGGTGCAGCTTGGCGGCGCCGATGGAGGCCGCGCCGAGCATGGGGAGGTCGGCCGGGCTCCAGTCGAAGTAGGAGCCGCCCTCGCCACCGTAGGCCTTGGCGGGCATCTTGGGCGACAGGTCCATGGACATGACCTCTGCGTTGCTCGTGCGCTGCACCATTGTGGATCGGTGTACGTGCGTGGGTAGGAGCTGGATGATGAGATTGTGGGAGGAGGACGGGAATGAGATGGAGGTGCTGCGAGAGGGCGTGCATTTATAGGTGCGGCTACGTGTTGGATAATCATGATTTGTTGGAGCTAACGAACTGATTATCGATCCCCGTTGAATAGCTGGAGTAGATCGATCAGGGTTATCCCGATCAGATAGGATTAAGATATGCATGCATCAACggattatctagtttgttttctgACGATGTTGTCGAACGTTGAGCGTGATTGGGTATATGGGCCTGGAGAAGTCGTGCATGCGGCTGTCTTCTAATTTCTAAATGATGGCCGGGCTTCTTATAACGTGGACAGGGTTTTAGTTGCAAAATCGTTCCACTAGTGTGAATTGTGGCAAACGCTAGGCTAAAGCCCACTGTGCAAATCATCAGCCGTCTTTGGAACCGTCCGATGCAACCAAATCCCATGAGTTCCATCATGTACCAAAGATGTTTGGTACGTAGTAATTTCTTTGTGTGTATGTAACATCGGTCCCTAAATTTTTCCCTAGAATAGTAAAAACTCACGTCCTAAGCCAAAAATATTCTATATCACTTTAAACATGCACATGTAGCAAAAACAAGCAGTATGTTTTTTAGAACACAAAAATCCGTTACAAAACCACAATGGTGTTCAAAAAGCAAAACAAGGTTTATAGAATAATAAAAAGACTAGCTAGAAGGATCTAGCCGAAagtcacgctgccacccatgttgggaaaaaatatccctcgccgtatccttccaccgtgaagacacctccgtaaagaggtcccaGTGGTTCACACATTGCAGTGGTACCCATGAACGAAGCATAGCtgtgcaccggtagatgacctgcaaaaatgaagaagaaatattattgaaaatcttgtcgTTTCTACACAGCCATAGCAACCAAATAATTCCAATTGatcccatcctaataagacgtttaaacctaacatccacaccattgagccagttgccaaataaattgacaacactacatggtgggtataaggtagaccctatttggacggctgaccatatagacctggcTAACTTatattggaagaataagtgtttaatagtctcgtcctgatgacaaaagacacactttttactttcatgccagttgcgtttggcaagattatctttagtaagaattaccccccgacgaagataccaggCAAAGATTTTAGTTcttagtggtatcttcatcttccaaatttttgaaTTATTATCGACCGGGAGCTCAAGCTGAATGAGGGCATTGTACATGAAAGCCACTGAGAATGAACCATTCCCGGTAAAATTCCATCGAAATACATCCGGTCCCTACGTCAATTGAACTAACTCAAGACGCTGTAACAATTCCTGCCAAGAGGTTGTCTGGGACCGATGAGACTTCTTCTAAAATCGACGTTTGGTGGAaaagtttccaacaccttagcgatagtatcgtttttgtggcgcactatatTGTACATTGCCGGATACTATTCTCGAAGTGTGGTATTACCcagccatttatcctcccagaaacgaatttccgacccatccttaatagagaaagatccataAGAAAGAAATACTTCTTTGTTTCCATAAGATCAGCACAAAAATGCGAATCTCCTAGTCTCCAAAGAACCTGAGATAGAgcctttgagccaatatacttccTCTTGGGGAGTGTTTGCCATATACCCTCTTTGGTAAGTAGCTTGTACAACCATTTACCGAGAAGTGCCCTATTCTTGAACTGGAGGTCTTGAATACCAAGTCCTCCATGATCTTTGGGCCGACACAACACACTCCATTTAGCCAGTCGATATTTAcacttctcactatccccttttcagaagaatcttgatcgaaaataatccaatcgttttaagactcctctgggaagttggaagaaagatatcatatatagtatcatattacttagtaccgcatttatgagaactaatcttcctcccAAGGACAGAAATTTACCTTCCCAACTACTTAATCTAATCTGAAGAATTTCCTCAACCAATTTCCACTCGGCATTggtaagtctccgatagtgaatcggaattCCCAAGTACCTAATTGGAAAATGGCCTTGGCCACAGCCGAAAAGCTCAGCATAATCTACAACATGGTCTTGGGCCTCACCAAAACAAAAAATTCATTTTTATGGAATTTTATTCTTAGACCCGACAAATGCTTGAATGAAGAAAGAATTAAATTTAGGTTCTGAGCCTTGTCTAtgccatgatccataaaaagtattgtatcgtcggcatattgaagaatggaTAAACCTCCATATCATTGAAATATTGAAGAATGGATAAACCTCCATCAACATATAAGCAGTATGTAGCAAGTCCTTGTTTGTTtgtagaatttttttaaaaatcatgTTATAGTCTTGAACAAAAAGAACCAATACATCAAATATTTTTTCCTAACCTATCCAACATTACGAGAACATGTATGTAACATTGGAGCGGTCTCTCTGTAACATACACACAGAAATTATTGTAGCGCTTTGCCCATATTTACACAACAAAAGTTATACACACATGTAAAAAATTGTAGCGCCATATGTAGCATTGACAAAAATCTCCAAAACTTGACTATCTCCAACGACCATGGAGGCAATGCCATGGCCGATTAAAGCTCGTCGGCCACCAATCTCCCACGCCGGTGGTCATGCCAAGACCAACAAATCCACTCGTGGGGAGTGGTCCTCTACAAAGTCTGGTGGCATATGGGGGTGGCAAGCTTGGCCATGGCATCCATGGCAAGCTCCGCCATGGCGTCCTGTAAGGAAACAGGCGGCAGGCGGTCGCGGGTGAGTGATGCGGGGCAGGAGAAGCGGAAGCAGCCAATGGAGAGGCTCGTGGTCATCTCTGGAAGGTCAGGCGAAGCCAAGACGTGGCTACAAGATCATGCCGGCATCATCCCACTACTACAAAAAAGCTTAGTAGTGGCACACCTAGTATGGTTAGCAATGGCGCATCATGCCTATCACGCCACTGGTAAGTGATAGTAGTGGTGGACcacctggtgcgccactactacttcggtTACCAGTGGTAGAGGCATACCACCTCATGCGCCATTGGCCGCTGCTATTTCGTCGAGGTGCGCTACTGCTAAAAAAAGGTGCACCACTGGTAAAAAATTGAAATTTGGAtctggatctagatctagatctgcacGGTTTTGTTGATTTTTTTACGATTTTTTTCGAATTTCGTTCTAGTATCCATCTTGGCACGTTCTCTGTGATGGGAAGCTCTGCATGCGGCGAAAGAGGAGGGAAGGGTCAGCATCCGAGGAGAAGGTAAGAAAAAGAGGGGGCAGCaggagatgatgatgaggagtgtaggagaaggagaaggaggagaggatgaggagtggaggagaaagaggaggaggcTAGAATTCTAgaaggagtggaggaggaggccgaagttggaggaggaggaagtgtaAGAGGAGGCTAGAGTGGAGGAGGATgctggagttggaggaggaggaggaaggagttggaggaggagggagaggagggggaagagggtgatggaggagaggaggaggaaagcATGAAGCAAATGTGTGGAGGGGGGAGGAGGGAGGTGGGTGGGGATAAGGGTAAAGGGGCGCCGTCCATTCTGAATATTGGAGGCAGGAAGATTAGAAGAGGTGCGTCACTGGTAAGCCTGAGGAGGGGTAGACCTAGCAgaaatatagcagtggcgcatgTGTCACCTTGTGCCACTGGTAACAGGGTTAGTGGTGGCGTACCTCtttctggtgcgccactactatagcagtggcgcacaacTAGCATCGTGCGTCAGTCATAGTGATCTTACAGCTAGTCCTTTTTATAGTAGTGTACATGGTAGTTGCTACATCGTCGTGTTATGACATTTGCAGTTATAAGCATGGATTACATGTTTAATTAAAATACACCCCAACCCGCAGCtcctgaggactactcacacataatatcaagatcaaatacaaagatagaaatcattgtgcaaaatacttagattgaaatcataatattcttacaatggcgcGAATTcttaaggagatctctattacaatggtgatggctatgcctatggaggagatgggagatggaatggatgaactatggtgatggatctccttcggtgtgttgcGGATGGATCTAGTGGATGGTGGCTCTGTTTACCGACGGATGGCTCTCTTTTTTGCGTCGGTCCCTTCACGACATTTATAGTGTTTGATCCCGGAAACACAGCCACAggtggtacgggcggacggtacgggcgaGACTTGCCCATACCGATACCAGGTAAAGCCCCTGGAACCGTCTTTCCGAGTGTAGTCATCTTTGCCATGCTCCTGACGCGCTTTAGTAATTACATGTCTATTTGCCATTATAATGTAATATCCTGCAgaacatccaaaaatagaagatattattgcacatctttgcattaattAGGCATAAGTGAAaaattgagaggtaaacttagtcaatttgtTGACTTAGCTAGGGGTTTAAAAGCGATAAAATATGGTATATTTCACAGCCATCAGTAGGAAGAAGAAACCGATTGATCACCAACTAAGCAATAGACATAATCATATTAATGACACACATATGCGACCGATAACGTATATCTCTCACCGAGAGGGTCCCGAGTATACCTCTCCGTTATGACAAAGCATTGAAGACCACAACTAGGATAGCAATAGCACCGATAAGGTATTGTAGATATATTTCCTTGTCAATATCATATCTTTGAATCTTTCTCGTCTTTATTCTTGTTGCATCGGCGTTGATCTTTTGTTCATCGAGCACAACAACCAAATGAAGTTCTATTTGCATTTTTTTCTTTCACAATTTTCTTCATTGATTTTTCCATCTTCCGGGTTGCCTTGCTCTGCCTTTTCGTCGGCCTTCTTCATCGCTTCCTCTATCTTCTAGGTAGCATTGTGCGCTAGCTCAATCTTCTCTTgccccttttccttttttttcatttcttcctccatcttcttgtTTAGCACCTCCTTAGCTAGCCCAAGCTTCTCTCCAGCCTTCGTTATGTCTTCGTCTGATTTCTCTACTTATCCCTTGTGAACATATGATTatgtatatgatttttttttcaaaaggaaAGTCTGTTTTACAATTTATATGAGTGTGTATAATCAGTTTGTGCGTTTGACTTGTCGTACCCTGCCCAAGTCCTTCAAACGCAGACGTCGTTACCGTAGGAAGATGCAAGAGATCTCTTCATCACAAAATTTAGGTTGGACAAGCGGGTGGAACAGTTATAATTTTATTGTAAATGTT contains:
- the LOC124668219 gene encoding 11S globulin seed storage protein 2-like; this translates as MVQRTSNAEVMSMDLSPKMPAKAYGGEGGSYFDWSPADLPMLGAASIGAAKLHLAAGGLSLPSYSDSAKVAYVLQGAGACGLVLPEAAKEKVIPVKAGDALALPFGAVTWWFNAQDSSTELVVLFLGDTSKGHTPGKFTNFQLTGATGIFTGFSTEFVARAWDLDQDSAAKIVSTQPGSGIVKVAAGHKMPVPRAEDREGMVLNCFEAPLDVDIPGGGRVVVLNTANLPLVKEVGLGADLVRIDGHSMCSPGFSCDSAYQVTYIVRGSGRVQVVGIDGTRVLETRAEGGCLFIVPRFFVVSKIADDTGMEWFSIITTPNPIFSHLAGKTSVWKAISPAVLESAFNTTPEMEKLFRSKRLDSEIFFAPS